A segment of the Leptolyngbya sp. NIES-3755 genome:
ATCTTCACCGTCCACTGAGTAGAATTCGCGATGATACAAACCACGAATTCTATTTACCAATTCAACTATTTCCGGTGCTGCTGCGACCAAACACGAGTCGGTAAGCCCCAGACATAGATGAATCCTTCTGCTGCCTTGTGATCGAACTGATCCTCTGCTCCATAAGTTGCAAGATCCGGGGTATATAGTGAATGCTCAGACTTGCGACCGACGATCGACGAATTGCCCTTAAACAATTTCACCCGAACCGTTCCCGTGACTTTCTCCTGTGTCTGCTGCACAAACGCATCCAGCGCAGATTTGAGCGGGCTGTACCACAAGCCGTTGTAAATCATTTGCGAATAGGTTTCTTCGATTCCTCGCTTGTAGTGCGTTACATCGGCGGTCAGTGCCAGACTTTCCAAATCGCGGTGTGCTTGAATCAATACCAACAACGCAGGCGTTTCATAAATCTCGCGTGATTTAATCCCGACCAAGCGATTTTCCACCATGTCGATCCGTCCGATCCCATGATTGCCCACACGATCGTTTAACTCGGAAACCAACTCGATCGGGTTCAACACGCGCCCATCTAAGCTCACGGGAATTCCCATTTCAAAGCCGATTTCAACGTAATCCGGTTCATTGGGCGTATCCTCGATCGCTTTCGTCATCACATAGATTTCTTCCAGCGGTTCCGTCCAAGGATCTTCGAGTGGACCTGCCTCAATACTGCGACCGAGCAAATTACGATCGATACTATAAGGCGATTTTTTCTTCACCGGGGACGAGATGCCGAAGCGCTCTCCATACGCGATCGTTTCTTCGCGACTCATGCCCCATTCACGAGCAGGAGCCAGCACTTTCAAATCGGGATTGAGAGCCGCGATCGCCACATCAAACCGCACCTGATCATTTCCCTTCCCAGTACACCCATGAGCGACCGCATCAGCCCCATATTCTGCCGCCGCATCTACGAGCAACTTCGCAATCAACGGACGTGCCAACGCAGTCGAGAGCGGATAACGATTTTCGTACAGTGCATTCGCTTGAATGGCAGGAAAGGCGTAATCCTTGACAAAGTTCATCTTCGCATCCGCCACCAAAGACACCGATGCCCCTGAACTGAGTGCCTTCTCGCGAATCGGCTCTAACTCATCTCCCTGTCCCAGATCCGCCGCCAAGGTGATGACTTCTTCGACTCCCCATTCTTGCTTGAGGTATGGAATACAAACGGATGTATCAACTCCACCGGAATAAGCCAACACAACTTTCTTCGCACGACCCATAAATTTCCGCTCTCTGTAACGTCAGAACAATCAAGTTTACAATTATGCCGCTAAACTTCTGTATCACACGTCAGAAGTTGCACAGAATTCGAGTTAAAGAAAGATTGCTGCATGAGTCTCCGTGATCAAAGTAGCGGGATCACGAATCTATCTTGAGACAGAATTTCTCAAAGTCAGGAACTCGACTGGGTTGGACTGCGATCGAGGATACTAGGAACGTGCCATTGAGGAGACGATCGCTGTGTTTTTGAGTGTTGTGATTCCGACGTACAACCGTAAACCGATTCTAGAAAAGTGCCTGAGAGCGCTAGAAGATCAGCAGTATTCAGAGTACGAAGTCGTTGTCGTGGATGATGGCTCGACGGATGGCACAGTCGAATGGTTGTCAAATTCGACCGAGTTTCCTCACGTTCGTTTGTTCTGTCAGGATCACAAAGGAGCGGCAGGTGCACGAAACTTTGGAGTGGAACAGGCAAGAGGAGACACGATCGTATTTATCGATAGCGATTTAGTTGTAACGGAAGTGTTTTTGCGATCGCATGTCGAAGCCTTGATTCAAGGACAAAAAGAATTAGGCAGCGTTGCCTCTGGCACAGGCGAGCCTGCCCGTCTTTTTACTTATGGTCGTGTGATCAATACCGCAAACTTTGATGATCCAACTTCTGAGCCTTACAAATTGACGGATTTTTCTGCGGCTTACTTTGCCACGGGAAATGTTGCGATCGCTCGTCACTGGTTAATCGAAGCGGGACTATTCGACACTGGATTTAAACAATACGGTTGGGAAGATCTAGAACTCGGTGTGCGACTGAAGAACTTAGGATTGAAACTGATTAAATGCCCTGAAGCGGTTGGATATCATTGGCATCCTGCTTTTTCCTTAGATCAAATTCCACGCTTAATTGATGTCGAACTTCAGCGCGGTCGAATGGGCGTTGTGTTTTATCAAAAGCATCCGACTTGGGATGTGAAAATGATGATTCAGATGACTTGGATTCACCGAGTCTTGTGGGGCGTATTGTCGGTGGGTGGATTGTTGAATGAGCGAACCCTTGCGCCAATTATGCGATCGCTGATCAACCAAGGAAAGCCCCAACTCGCTGAACAAGTCGCCCGAATTTTCCTCAACTGGTACAACGTCAGAGGTGTCTATGCTGCCTATGCTGAAGTGCAACAGAATAACACATAATACCCTTACCATAGCGACTATGCTGATATCGTATTAGGTACAGAAATTTGGTTCTGAGTTCGAGGTCATCCATTTCAAATAGGTCAGAGAGTTGAAGCACCATGACACAAGTACTCACAAAAACAACCGATCAGCAAATCCTACTGCACGGAGATTGGGAACATTTCAAACTGATTCAGCAAGGTTTTGAGGAATCTCGTGCCAAACTCTCTTACTACGAAGGAACGATCGAGATTCTTATGCCCGGAGAAGACCACAGCACGTTTACACACATTCTTGGTTATTTGATTACCACTTTTCTCATCGATCAAGGCATTACTTTTAAACCCACAGGCGACAAGACTCAAGAGCGTGAACGGGAAGTTTCAGCACAAGCGGATCAATCCTACTGGCTTGAGCGCCCAAAACCTTTTCCTGATCTCGCGATCGAGGTTGTATTTACCAGCGGTGGTCTCTCCAAGCTTCGGAAATATCGAGCATTGGGAGTCGCTGAAGTTTGGTTTTGGCAAGATGGAACGTTATCGCTTTATCACTTGAGAGACGGAGAATATGAGCGTGTCGATCGTAGTGAACTTCCAGGACTCAAGAATCTAGATATCGATTTGTTGAAACGCTGTACTTTGCTTGGAGAAACCGATTTAGGGGAAGCGGTACGACAATTTCGAGTGGGATACTCTCGCGATTAGGCAAAGCTACTCATCATTGAATGGGATAGTTTGTTTATTTTTTCCTTGTAACTTGTAGAGCCTTTTTCCAATTGCACCTAGTTGCATGTACTCTCGAATCCGGGCTGCAACAATCCGACGACCCTGCACTCCTCGCCCCGTGAGATTGCTCCCACTGCTAGTACGGTCATAAAAGCGCATTCCTAAAATCTGCACGATCACAGCATACGCCGCTTCATGAACTCCTAACACTGATCGAGAAGGTGAAAAATCCCGCCAAATGTGAACTGTGCGAGTGAGTCGCGTATCTTGTTCTAAACACTGAAGTAAGAGTTCAAGTGCAGCTTCACCTTGGTTTGCTAACGCCTCAATTACAGGATGACAGTAAAAACTTGGATAGCTAGGCTGTCCACCTTGAGGTGCAAAGACTTCTTCTAAATCATGAATCAAAGCTGCAATACAGTCTGATCTAGACGCATAGTTCTCTAGTCCGAATTTGAGTGCAGGTTCTACTTTCGGTTGGTTTGCTCGACGCTGATGATCAGCCAGTAGCTCAGGAACTCGATTCAGGTAATAAAGCCTATCAAGCCTGTCTCGATTCAGAAGATTGATTCCTCGCGATCGTGCCTCAGTTTCCACAGATTGACGACAAGCCAAAAGAAACGGCAGATCGACCAAAACTAAGCGATCGTCTCCTCGCAAATGGGCGCAAATTGCTCGATCGAATAATGTCCACAACCATTGATTCGCCAACATCCAATAAAAATCTTGATCAATCTGCTCCTCTGCCTCATCTACAAAAGTCCAAAGCTGCTCTGCTAAATCTGCTCGTCCCAACTGCAATAACAAGCAGACTTTGATCAGACGAAACGCTTGATGGGATAGCGAGATGTACTCTGCTACACACATCTGTTCTCGATATCCTGCGAACTTGTCGCGATCGCTTTGAGCATTCAGCACAATCTGGTTAATATCTGCTTCCAAATCCGCTACTGCTCCAATTCCCACCACAGGATAGACTAAGCCATTCCAACCTACTGCAAACGGTTGCTCTGCCGGTAATACCCAACCATTGACAATGACAAGTCCATGATCGGCTTGCCAACAATCTCCAGTTCCAACTACGATCGTTCGATATTTACATCCCCGTGGATCTGCTAATCCTTGCTCAAACAGTTTCATGGATGCAGAAACAAATTCTGAAGGGATGCTAGTTTCTGGCACATCAGCGAGGGCGAATTGTTGTGGCGGTTGAGGAAGACGATCGCCCATAAATTTTGGAGAAGCTTGCTCCGGAGATTTTCTATAACCCATTTCTCCTATAGCCCCAGAAAGGTAGTTCCCATTACGCCATCTACCCAAAGTGTAAGTGAGTCGAATCGACTCGATCAAGTTGCGGAGAATCACAAATTGGTACAACGTCAAAGACGTGAGAGTGCTGCCTGCATTGAAGTATAGCAAAAACACTAATAGTTTTTAATCAGAAGTTCTCGACCTTCAGCCGCAGAAGTTTGCTTGTAGTTGTTCATGCCATATTGCAGCGTCCATTCAACAATAGTGGCAAACTCAAACAGCTTCCGAACTTCGGGAGAATCATCATAAGTGATCAGCCAACGATGTGAACAACCTCGCATGTTATTCGCAAAACGCTCGTGGTCGAAATCAGTATGCAACTTGCCTCGAACTCCATAGAGCTTTGATTTTGTTGCACTTAGATAAGGTGGATCGAGAAAGAGAAACACATTATCACCAGGCTCAAATAGTAGAGTTTCATAATCGCCGTGAGTGATGTTGATCGAGGAAAGATGAATCGATAATTTGCGTAATCGCTCGATCGAAGAGTCAGTAAATCGTCGCTCAAATGCTTGCTGAGAATATCCGCCTGAGTCCACTGTCCCTGAGAACGTAATGCGATTGAGAACGAAGAATCGAACGGCTCGATCGAAGTCACTCAAAACTAAATCTTCACGAGTAAAGTAACGGAATAATTCTTTACCATCTGTATGTTTTTGTTTAATAGTTTCGACTTGATTGACAAGTGCTTCGATCTCAGTTTTTGCAAATTGCCAGAAGCAATATAAATCGAAGTTTAAATCATTAATCCAATATTTTCTAATCTGATTTTCAAAAAGCTGTTTTACTGCAAGACAGACCGACCCGCCGCCCACGAAAGGTTCACGATATTCGCGGATGTTGAGTGGAATGTGGGGGAGAATTTTGTCGATCGCTTTTGATTTACCACCCGGATAACGGAGCGGGCTTTTAACTTGAGGCATATCGGTTTGCTCGAATCTCAATTCCTAGGTTTTCATTCCTTTGCGTTTCTGTGAGTAACTTTCTAACTATATCTTGCTCTTTTCTTTTAAAGATGCCTGCATTATTTCTCAAAAACTCCTCAACTTCTTCTGAAGTACAAGGTAGCAAAATTCCTTCGCGAATATTCTTGCCAGTCAGCTTCAATCTTGCAGAAAACTCAACCCGATTCCCGTTCAGTTGAAGTGTATCAATATTCGAGTATAGAATCAGCTTGAATAATCCATCTTGGATATCAGCTAACTCTGATAGAGACTTCTTTGTAGAATTCTTAGATTCTTGAATCACGTAGCCTCTCTCAGTATGCAGAATCTCATCAGGAGTTAAATAATAAGTTCCTCCTAAATAGTTCTGAATACAAAAAGTTGCTTTTGTGCCATCTACTAGATACTCAAGCGCATGAGTTGTTAGCGCTTCGCGTCTGCTTGCACCTTCTGATC
Coding sequences within it:
- a CDS encoding argininosuccinate synthase (similar to AA sequence:cyanobase_aa:LBDG_06870) codes for the protein MGRAKKVVLAYSGGVDTSVCIPYLKQEWGVEEVITLAADLGQGDELEPIREKALSSGASVSLVADAKMNFVKDYAFPAIQANALYENRYPLSTALARPLIAKLLVDAAAEYGADAVAHGCTGKGNDQVRFDVAIAALNPDLKVLAPAREWGMSREETIAYGERFGISSPVKKKSPYSIDRNLLGRSIEAGPLEDPWTEPLEEIYVMTKAIEDTPNEPDYVEIGFEMGIPVSLDGRVLNPIELVSELNDRVGNHGIGRIDMVENRLVGIKSREIYETPALLVLIQAHRDLESLALTADVTHYKRGIEETYSQMIYNGLWYSPLKSALDAFVQQTQEKVTGTVRVKLFKGNSSIVGRKSEHSLYTPDLATYGAEDQFDHKAAEGFIYVWGLPTRVWSQQHRK
- a CDS encoding glycosyl transferase family protein (similar to AA sequence:cyanobase_aa:LBDG_06860), with the protein product MFLSVVIPTYNRKPILEKCLRALEDQQYSEYEVVVVDDGSTDGTVEWLSNSTEFPHVRLFCQDHKGAAGARNFGVEQARGDTIVFIDSDLVVTEVFLRSHVEALIQGQKELGSVASGTGEPARLFTYGRVINTANFDDPTSEPYKLTDFSAAYFATGNVAIARHWLIEAGLFDTGFKQYGWEDLELGVRLKNLGLKLIKCPEAVGYHWHPAFSLDQIPRLIDVELQRGRMGVVFYQKHPTWDVKMMIQMTWIHRVLWGVLSVGGLLNERTLAPIMRSLINQGKPQLAEQVARIFLNWYNVRGVYAAYAEVQQNNT
- a CDS encoding hypothetical protein (conserved hypothetical protein;~similar to AA sequence:cyanobase_aa:LBDG_15540), producing MTQVLTKTTDQQILLHGDWEHFKLIQQGFEESRAKLSYYEGTIEILMPGEDHSTFTHILGYLITTFLIDQGITFKPTGDKTQEREREVSAQADQSYWLERPKPFPDLAIEVVFTSGGLSKLRKYRALGVAEVWFWQDGTLSLYHLRDGEYERVDRSELPGLKNLDIDLLKRCTLLGETDLGEAVRQFRVGYSRD
- a CDS encoding putative DNA methyltransferase (similar to AA sequence:cyanobase_aa:sll0729), with amino-acid sequence MPQVKSPLRYPGGKSKAIDKILPHIPLNIREYREPFVGGGSVCLAVKQLFENQIRKYWINDLNFDLYCFWQFAKTEIEALVNQVETIKQKHTDGKELFRYFTREDLVLSDFDRAVRFFVLNRITFSGTVDSGGYSQQAFERRFTDSSIERLRKLSIHLSSINITHGDYETLLFEPGDNVFLFLDPPYLSATKSKLYGVRGKLHTDFDHERFANNMRGCSHRWLITYDDSPEVRKLFEFATIVEWTLQYGMNNYKQTSAAEGRELLIKNY